A stretch of the Capsicum annuum cultivar UCD-10X-F1 chromosome 10, UCD10Xv1.1, whole genome shotgun sequence genome encodes the following:
- the LOC124888049 gene encoding abscisic acid receptor PYL4-like — protein MIPSPQKSSILLQRMNSNNTTSCKQPHQSLQRHTPIPCTVEVPDSVVKYHTHLVGPNQCCSAAIQRISALVSTVWSVVRRFDNPQAYKHFVKSCHLIDGDGNVGTLREVRVISGLPAVNSTERLEILDEERHVISFSVVGGDHRLANYRSVTTLHPEPSGNGTIVVESYVVDVPKDNTKDETCVFVDTIVKCNLQSLAQIAENSNRGKAP, from the coding sequence ATGATTCCAAGTCCTCAAAAATCATCTATTTTACTCCAAAGAATGAATTCCAACAATACTACTAGTTGTAAACAACCCCACCAATCACTACAACGCCACACACCAATACCATGCACTGTAGAGGTACCAGATTCCGTCGTTAAATACCACACACATCTTGTGGGACCCAATCAGTGTTGCTCCGCGGCGATCCAACGAATCTCCGCGCTCGTATCCACCGTATGGTCCGTTGTCCGTCGGTTCGACAATCCCCAAGCTTATAAACACTTCGTCAAGAGCTGCCACCTCATCGATGGTGATGGTAACGTTGGCACTCTTCGTGAAGTCCGAGTCATCTCCGGGCTGCCAGCTGTTAACAGCACAGAAAGACTGGAAATACTTGACGAAGAGCGCCATGTTATTAGTTTTAGCGTAGTCGGTGGGGACCATCGACTCGCCAACTATCGGTCCGTTACTACTTTACATCCTGAACCTTCGGGTAATGGTACTATAGTTGTGGAGTCATACGTTGTTGATGTACCAAAGGATAATACTAAAGATGAGACGTGTGTTTTTGTTGATACTATTGTGAAATGTAACCTTCAATCGTTAGCGCAGATCGCTGAGAATTCTAACAGAGGAAAGGCTCCGTGA